Proteins encoded in a region of the Megalops cyprinoides isolate fMegCyp1 chromosome 3, fMegCyp1.pri, whole genome shotgun sequence genome:
- the LOC118774921 gene encoding bone morphogenetic protein 2-like, with product MLLANLLVLMVLLLPQALSGHQGGSVNPTAFPPSQLEPGLAQSIQNALLTRLGLQSRPAPRPGTPIPQYLLDLYRFQSQQYHLLQNPDFSYPTHHIQGANTVRSFHHQDSEDPCFQLQSIAEDADHFNISFNVSSIPFDEHITSAELRLLRGVAGSGSAAHRVELYVYGNSWETGAMLLESRPLVQKGGSPEAWESFSLHPDLFDRVRRQPSHLGFMLKVSPMNKNLSPKPLKAGQMGEHLRVRRSSGQSEPSWAQERPLLVTYSHDGRGQPLAPPAVHPEKWLLAGVQRKRRRGGKSGRGRERHRSRGVERDRRVKRNGGRAAKLKRLSRARCRRHPLYVDFNDVGWNKWIVAPSGYHAFFCLGECRFPLADHLNSSSHAMVQTLVNSVNSAIPRACCVPTALSPIAMLYLDQHDRVVLKNYQDMVVEGCGCR from the exons ATGTTACTTGCTAACCTTCTGGTCCTGATGGTCCTGCTGCTACCTCAAGCGCTGTCGGGTCACCAGGGCGGTTCTGTCAACCCGACCGCCTTCCCGCCATCCCAGCTCGAGCCCGGCCTGGCCCAGTCCATCCAGAACGCCCTGCTTACCCGCCTGGGGCTGCAGTCCCGCCCTGCCCCTCGACCCGGGACGCCCATTCCCCAGTACCTGCTGGACCTGTACCGCTTCCAGTCCCAGCAGTACCACCTGCTGCAAAACCCTGACTTCAGCTACCCCACGCACCACATCCAGGGGGCCAACACGGTGCGCAGCTTCCACCACCAGG ATTCTGAGGACCCCTGCTTCCAGCTGCAAAGCATTGCAGAGGATGCAGACCACTTTAATATCTCCTTCAATGTCTCCTCCATACCCTTCGATGAACACATCACCTCTGCAGAACTCCGCCTCCTGCGGGGTGTGGCTGGGAGCGGCTCTGCCGCCCACAGGGTTGAGCTCTATGTTTACGGGAACTCCTGGGAAACGGGGGCCATGCTGTTAGAGTCCCGCCCCCTCGTGCAGAAGGGTGGGTCCCCAGAGGCCTGGGAGAGTTTCAGCCTCCACCCAGACCTGTTTGACAGGGTCAGGAGGCAGCCCAGTCACCTGGGTTTCATGCTTAAGGTGTCCCCCATGAACAAGAATCTGTCCCCTAAGCCCCTTAAGGCTGGGCAGATGGGGGAGCACCTCAGGGTGCGTAGGTCCTCGGGACAAAGCGAACCAAGCTGGGCTCAAGAGAGACCCCTGCTGGTGACGTACAGCCACGATGGACGCGGGCAACCtttggcgccccctgctgtgcacCCAGAGAAGTGGCTCTTGGCGGGGgtgcagaggaagagaaggagaggtgggaagagcgggagggggagagagaggcacaggagcAGGGGTGTGGAACGGGACCGGCGGGTCAAGCGGAACGGAGGCCGGGCGGCGAAGCTGAAGCGGCTCTCGCGGGCCCGCTGCCGGCGTCACCCGCTGTACGTGGACTTCAACGACGTGGGCTGGAACAAGTGGATCGTGGCGCCCAGCGGCTACCACGCCTTCTTCTGCCTGGGCGAGTGCCGCTTCCCCCTGGCCGACCACCTGAACTCCTCCAGCCACGCCATGGTGCAGACGCTGGTCAATTCAGTCAACAGCGCCATTCCCAGGGCCTGCTGCGTGCCCACTGCCCTCAGCCCCATCGCCATGCTCTACCTGGACCAGCACGACCGCGTGGTCCTCAAGAACTACCAGGACATGGTGGTGGAGGGCTGCGGCTGTCGgtaa
- the gemin7 gene encoding gem-associated protein 7 — protein MRMPVSVLRLPRGPDPNSRGFDPNSPRYIALCPTTISASSESRTDTDVLREEQRARSFLRERYLRSLLAMSQKQVQFNMFERVQVKATFGASDIDVLNFQVSDLQTPLGVQKEALIRCPDVISYSLEL, from the coding sequence ATGAGGATGCCCGTTTCCGTGCTACGCTTACCCCGCGGACCAGATCCCAACAGCCGCGGCTTCGACCCAAACTCCCCTCGGTACATCGCTCTTTGTCCAACGACAATTTCAGCTTCTTCTGAGTCGCGAACAGACACTGATGTGCTACGGGAGGAGCAGCGTGCACGCTCGTTTCTGCGAGAGCGCTACCTGAGGAGCCTCCTAGCGATGTCCCAAAAACAAGTCCAGTTCAACATGTTCGAGAGGGTGCAGGTGAAAGCCACGTTTGGAGCCTCAGACATCGACGTGCTTAATTTCCAGGTGTCAGATCTACAAACTCCGTTAGGCGTACAGAAGGAAGCATTGATCCGTTGCCCAGATGTGATTTCATACTCATTGGAactttga